Proteins co-encoded in one Daphnia carinata strain CSIRO-1 chromosome 3, CSIRO_AGI_Dcar_HiC_V3, whole genome shotgun sequence genomic window:
- the LOC130692857 gene encoding putative uncharacterized protein DDB_G0271606 yields the protein MKLSVVSAWFIAAAVLVSADAERNERQLFSSSRFSSSGLVFPGPPAQQAKQVLQQRAGNLGGPQQPQPSENLAGPGPSNNRPLLPQPAAQQRFQQGPNFQRPSNGPRPPFVPGNQPERSLPPVPLSLIGQQPEEFIAAAQQRQQQQQQQQQQQARQGIPQAARPQPKPEEEPEELLTSAEIRREFPEEFIQRAPVRPQQRENPEKPIRIRPRPQDERAEPSIQQTQQRRPNYPSDYKPNRPQQNNGLEDERRRPQVKQPAENEEELLEEEEEVKPDKLQLLLQKTDFSCAEKKDGYYADEAVECEIFHYCQDRTRHSWLCPAGASFHQVHLICMPVTKDNICKKSSQFHFVNEYLYQPMQDEDGNNSTLYADRYYPEGYEPGDDMADVVEPEKPNLQYNKRPTPTQNHRSQPQQQRYNPDRPNRERISNENRRQGIEPRRPAFQAPNAEEEVAAFNKPSRGEDSPNRRSGSRPQAQPELVEEEEEQ from the exons ATGAAGTTGTCGGTGGTCTCTGCTTGGTTCATTGCCGCAGCCGTGCTCGTGTCAGCTGATGCCGAGCGCAACGAACGCCAGCTCTTCTCATCATCGCGATTCTCATCTTCGGGACTCGTCTTCCCTGGACCACCTGCCCAGCAGGCCAAACAGGTGTTGCAACAAAGGGCCGGCAATCTCGGTGGCCCACAGCAACCACAGCCTTCCGAGAATCTGGCTGGTCCCGGACCGTCCAACAACCGCCCATTGCTGCCCCAGCCAGCAGCCCAGCAGCGTTTCCAACAAGGGCCCAATTTCCAGCGTCCATCCAACGGTCCTAGGCCTCCATTCGTTCCGGGAAATCAGCCG GAAAGAAGCTTACCACCCGTTCCGCTTTCTTTGATTGGTCAACAGCCGGAAGAATTTATTGCCGCCGCTCAACAAcgacagcagcaacaacaacagcaacaacaacaacaggctAGACAAGGAATACCGCAAGCTGCTCGCCCTCAACCGAAACCCGAAGAAGAGCCTGAAGAGCTACTGACTTCCGCGGAAATCAGAAGAGAATTTCCAGAAGAATTCATCCAGCGCGCACCCGTTCGTCCTCAACAAAGAGAGAATCCGGAAAAACCCATCCGCATCCGCCCCAGACCACAAGACGAGAGGGCCGAGCCATCAATTCAGCAGACACAACAACGCAGACCAAATTACCCATCCGACTACAAACCCAACCGTCCGCAACAG AATAACGGATTGGAGGATGAAAGACGTCGGCCACAGGTAAAACAGCCCGCCGAAAACGAGGAAGAATTGCtagaggaagaggaagaagtcAAGCCGGACAAATTGCAGTTGTTGCTCCAGAAGACGGACTTTAGCTGCGCTGAAAAGAAGGACGGTTACTACGCTGATGAGGCCGTCGAATGCGAAATCTTCCACTACTGCCAAGATCGCACTCGCCATTCTTGGCTTTGCCCAGCTGGAGCCTCTTTCCACCAG GTTCATCTGATTTGCATGCCGGTTACCAAAGATAACATCTGCAAAAAGTCGTCTCAATTCCACTTCGTTAACGAGTACTTGTACCAGCCCATGCAAGACGAGGACGGTAACAACAGCACCTTGTACGCTGATCGTTATTACCCTGAAGGCTACGAGCCTGGAGATGATATGGCCGATGTTGTGGAGCCGGAAAAACCCAATCTTCAATACAACAAGCGCCCAACACCAACCCAGAACCATCGTAGCCAACCACAACAGCAACGGTACAATCCCGACAGACCCAACCGGGAACGCATCAGCAACGAAAATCGAAGA CAGGGAATTGAACCGAGGCGTCCAGCATTTCAGGCACCCAACGCCGAAGAGGAGGTAGCCGCATTCAACAAACCTTCCCGTGGTGAAGACTCGCCCAACCGCCGCTCTGGTAGCCGCCCCCAAGCTCAACCGGAATtagttgaagaagaagaggagcaGTAA